The Deltaproteobacteria bacterium genome includes the window ACGTGGACTCCATCGTCATGGTGAGCGACAGCCGCGACGACTCGCCCATGGTCCCGACCCAGTACACGCAGTATCTGGCCGAGACCGCCCGGCGGACCGCCAAGCCCTGCTTCTTCATGAACACCCGTCCGGGCCTGTTTCGGCAGGAGTTCGCCGACGCGCTGCGCGCGGCGGGGGTCCCCACCATCGGCGGGGCGCGCCAGGGCCTGGGCGCCGTCGACCGGCTCGCGCGCTGGTCCGTACCGTGCCCCGAGATGCTGCCGGAGCCGCCGCCCAGCGCCCGTGTGGCATCCTTCCTCGCCAACGGGAACCCGCGGCGCTCGCGCTTGAACGAGGTGGATTCCAAGAGGCTGCTGCGTGAGGCAGGCCTGCCGGTAGTTCGGGAAGAAGTCGCGATGTCGCGCGAAGAGGCCCTGGAGGCGGCCCGGGCCATGGGTTATCCGGTGGTGCTCAAGGTGGCGTCCGACGATATCGCGCACAAGTCCGATCTCGGCCTCGTCGCCACCGGCCTCGCGGACGAGGCGGCCGCGGCAAGAGCGTTCGACGACATGGCGGCCACGCTGGAACGGCTCTCTCCCCCGCCCTCAGATGCCGTATTCGTAGTTCAGACCATGGTCCGCGACGCGGTGGAGTTCTTCATGGGCGTGAGCCGGGACCCTGACTTCGGCCCCGTGCTGGCCTTCGGGCTG containing:
- a CDS encoding acetate--CoA ligase family protein, with the translated sequence VDSIVMVSDSRDDSPMVPTQYTQYLAETARRTAKPCFFMNTRPGLFRQEFADALRAAGVPTIGGARQGLGAVDRLARWSVPCPEMLPEPPPSARVASFLANGNPRRSRLNEVDSKRLLREAGLPVVREEVAMSREEALEAARAMGYPVVLKVASDDIAHKSDLGLVATGLADEAAAARAFDDMAATLERLSPPPSDAVFVVQTMVRDAVEFFMGVSRDPDFGPVLAFGLGGVLVEIFDDVAFRPLPLCDGDVNFMIAETRCRRLLGGVRGQAPRDVQAVRECLTALGEFAWAERDSIAEIDLNPVMALPRGQGCLVVDALIIPREKNA